The following are from one region of the Marinomonas sp. CT5 genome:
- a CDS encoding RimK family protein has translation MSQTYIVVDQAKDWSAFLPSDRVITFTQYLNLASTKSQGRTRIINLCKSSKYLSDGYYCSLLAESRGHHVMPSVRVLNDLSKKDLYELEISQWLPLLAKKLAKPETTTELKFHCVFGKTIHPEMKEFARKLFESFPSPVLEVTLKYRKEWQVTALQSTSQSKLNDEEETLFAESLEAFSNKVWSKGRTQRTAKFDMAILVNPEEKLPPSDEQAIKKFIQAGKQLGIHVDTIGPKDIMRLPEYDGLFIRETTNIDHHTYRFAKKAEGLGLVVMDDPQSIMRCTNKVYLADLFNTHKVPCPKTRIVHKGESNVEDALEAVISYPMVVKIPDGAFSKGVIKAENRDALTESLNTLFKKSSLLLVQEYLYTEFDWRIGVLNNKPIFACRYYMVKDHWQIYQHSDSASESGGFDTLPTFEVPRRVLQAAIAATKPIGDGLYGVDVKEINGRGYVIEVNDNPSIDRGVEDKYLGNELYMHIMSEFLRRMQVKRGDQPAY, from the coding sequence ATGTCGCAGACATACATTGTTGTTGATCAGGCCAAAGATTGGTCGGCGTTTCTTCCCAGTGATCGAGTGATCACCTTTACTCAATACCTAAACTTGGCTTCAACCAAAAGCCAAGGACGCACTCGGATCATCAACTTATGTAAAAGCAGTAAATATCTGTCTGACGGCTATTATTGCTCCTTGTTGGCAGAAAGTCGTGGTCACCACGTTATGCCTTCTGTGCGTGTGCTCAACGACTTAAGCAAAAAAGACCTATATGAGTTAGAAATTTCTCAATGGCTACCATTATTGGCCAAAAAACTCGCCAAACCAGAAACAACAACAGAGCTAAAGTTTCACTGTGTATTTGGTAAAACGATTCATCCAGAGATGAAGGAATTCGCGCGTAAACTGTTCGAGAGTTTTCCGAGCCCTGTATTGGAAGTTACGCTAAAGTATCGTAAAGAATGGCAAGTTACCGCGTTGCAATCCACCTCCCAAAGTAAACTGAACGATGAGGAAGAAACCTTATTCGCAGAATCCCTTGAAGCATTTAGTAACAAGGTATGGAGCAAGGGTCGTACACAACGTACTGCAAAATTCGATATGGCAATTTTGGTAAACCCTGAAGAAAAGCTACCACCAAGCGATGAACAAGCCATTAAAAAGTTTATTCAAGCCGGCAAGCAATTGGGAATTCACGTGGATACCATTGGACCTAAAGACATCATGCGTCTGCCGGAATACGATGGCTTGTTTATTCGTGAAACAACCAACATCGACCACCACACCTACCGCTTTGCCAAAAAGGCAGAAGGCTTAGGCTTGGTCGTTATGGACGACCCACAATCCATCATGCGCTGTACCAATAAAGTTTATTTAGCCGACTTGTTCAACACTCACAAAGTGCCGTGTCCAAAAACACGCATCGTACACAAGGGTGAAAGCAACGTGGAAGACGCATTGGAAGCCGTGATCAGCTATCCAATGGTGGTAAAAATTCCCGATGGCGCTTTTTCAAAAGGCGTGATCAAAGCGGAAAATCGTGACGCTTTAACCGAAAGCTTAAACACCTTGTTCAAAAAGTCTTCTTTGTTATTAGTACAAGAATACCTTTACACTGAATTCGATTGGCGTATCGGTGTCCTGAATAACAAGCCGATTTTTGCCTGCCGTTACTACATGGTGAAAGATCACTGGCAGATCTACCAACACAGTGACAGTGCCAGCGAAAGTGGTGGTTTCGATACCTTACCAACGTTTGAAGTGCCTCGTCGCGTGTTACAAGCTGCCATTGCTGCAACCAAACCTATTGGCGATGGTCTTTATGGTGTAGACGTAAAAGAAATTAATGGCCGCGGTTACGTGATCGAAGTAAACGACAACCCAAGTATCGACCGAGGTGTGGAAGACAAATATCTGGGCAACGAACTTTACATGCACATCATGTCAGAGTTCTTGCGCCGTATGCAGGTCAAGCGTGGCGACCAACCCGCTTACTAG